ATCCAGCCTCAACTGGTGCTGCTGCAAAAGACACTGCTCAATATAGAGGGGCTTGGGCGTGATCTGGACCCCGAACTTGACCTATGGAACACCGCCAAACCATTTCTGGAGAAATGGATGCTGGAACAGGTGGGTCCAAAGAAGCTGCTGCAACAACTCAAGGCTGAAGCGCCTCAATACGCCAAGTTGCTGCCCGCGCTGCCGCGCTTGATGCACGATTACCTGGCCCACAGACCGCATGAGTTGCGCCGGGATATCGATGCTTTGCTGATCGAGCAGCGTCGTACCAACCGATTGCTGCAAGGTGTCATCTGGGGTGGGGTGGGCTTTCTGCTCGGTTTGCTCTTGATGCAGGTGCTTACCCGCATCCGCATTTGGTAGGCCTGCAGCCGGCAGGCCGGGCATCTGTTCATACGGGCACCCGTTCAGGGTCAAGCCAATTTATAATCGCGGGTTTTGTTGCCGGGTTCAAACGCTCGGCATTTGGTTCGCCCGCCCGTGCGCGGAGCGCTGCCACATCCACACTGGTTCCATCATGCCGATTTATGCCTACAAGTGCGCGTCTTGCGGCCACGCCAAAGATGTGTTGCGACGGATGTCCGACGACCCGTTGACCGTTTGCCCCGCCTGCGGGGCTAGCACGTTTGAAAAGCAGGTCACTGCGGCGGGCTTTCAGCTCAAAGGGTCGGGTTGGTACGTGACCGATTTCCGGGGCGGCAACACCTCCAGTGCTGAACCTGCGGTCAAAGGGACCGATTCTGCGGCTCCGGCATCCAGCGGTGACTCCGCGCCAGCGCCGAAACCGGATGCAACTGCTCCCAATCCGGCGCCTGCTCCTGCGCCCGCTGCCGCAGCCAGTACCAAACCCTCGACGCCGTCAACCTGAGCGAACCGCATTTCATGCCTTCATTTCGCAAGTGGCTGCTCGCCGGGCTGCTGGTTCTGGCGCCGCTCATCATCACCCTGTGGGTGCTGGAATGGGTGGTGTCGACGCTCGATCAGACCTTGCAGATCTTGCCGTCTCATTGGCACCCCGATGAATTGCTCGGCGTCCATATTCCGGGCCTGGGGGTGATCTTCGCATTGCTGGTGGTGCTGATCATCGGGGGCTTGGCCTCCAATTTCATTGGAAACCGGCTTGTCACCTGGTGGCATGCCTTGTTGCACCGCATTCCAATTGTTCGCTCGATTTACTCGGGAGTGAAGCAGGTCTCGGACACCTTGTTTTCCGAGAAGGGCAATGCGTTTCGCAAGGCGCTGCTGATAGAGTGGCCTCACGAAGGCATGTGGACGATCGGGTTTCTCACTGGCGTGCCTGCTGGAGATGTGCTCGGCAAGTTGCAGGGGCAGCCAGGCGGCAACGCCGAGACCGATGAGTTTCTCAGTGTCTATGTGCCGACAACGCCCAACCCCACCGGTGGCTATTTCGTCATGGTTCGGCGCAGTGCCTGTCAAGAGCTTGCAATGAGCGTGGATGAAGCGCTGACTTACATCGTGTCGATGGGGGTGATCGTGCCCGGGTCGACCAAAAAACCCCAAGTGAAGACCCTTGCCGCATCAGCGCCAGCGTCTTCTTCCTGATATTGACCTCACGCCAATTTGTAGGCGAACCTGCTGAAAGTAGAGATTTTCATGGCCATGCGCTCCCACTATTGCGGTCTGGTGACCGAAGCCCTGATGGGCCAAACCGTTCAACTTTGCGGCTGGGTGAACCGCCGGCGCGACCATGGCGGCGTTATTTTCATTGATCTGCGCGATCGCGAAGGTTATGTGCAAGTGGTGTGTGACCCCGACCGCGCCGAGATGTTCTCGACGGCCGAAGATGTGCGCAACGAGTTCTGCGTGCAAGTGACCGGGTTGGTGCGTGCGCGTCCTGCCGGGACAACCAACGACAAGCTGAAAAGCGGTCA
This region of Hydrogenophaga crassostreae genomic DNA includes:
- a CDS encoding FmdB family zinc ribbon protein yields the protein MPIYAYKCASCGHAKDVLRRMSDDPLTVCPACGASTFEKQVTAAGFQLKGSGWYVTDFRGGNTSSAEPAVKGTDSAAPASSGDSAPAPKPDATAPNPAPAPAPAAAASTKPSTPST
- a CDS encoding DUF502 domain-containing protein, whose protein sequence is MPSFRKWLLAGLLVLAPLIITLWVLEWVVSTLDQTLQILPSHWHPDELLGVHIPGLGVIFALLVVLIIGGLASNFIGNRLVTWWHALLHRIPIVRSIYSGVKQVSDTLFSEKGNAFRKALLIEWPHEGMWTIGFLTGVPAGDVLGKLQGQPGGNAETDEFLSVYVPTTPNPTGGYFVMVRRSACQELAMSVDEALTYIVSMGVIVPGSTKKPQVKTLAASAPASSS